Within Mucilaginibacter inviolabilis, the genomic segment ACCCGTATGACTCCGGTATTATTAACAGCAACAGCAGCCATATTAGGCTTGATACCACTGGCTGTAGGCTTTAATATCGACTTTGTGGGTATGTTTACGCATTTTGCACCGCATATTCATTTTGGTGGTGATAACGTAGCCTTCTGGGGCCCATTAGCCTGGACAATGATATTCGGGCTTGGGTTCGCAACCATCATTACCCTGATATTGGTGCCTTGTATGTACATTATCCGTTATAACCTGAAATCCTATTTCTTTGGAAAAAAATCGGTTGAACCTCATAAAGAAGTTCTGGAAACCGAAACGGTATAATGTAACGTACATTTATATAGCAACAAAGCCGTATCCATTAAAAGGATACGGCTTTGTTGTTTTGAGGAATAGTTTAAAATTTCAATTTACTGATCAATCCTTTTAAGTGAAGTTGCTTAATAAGACGGTTTAATTTGCGTTCATGTTTGCCGCCAGCGTCAAGCGCATCATAAGCAATACCTGCGGTGGTAGCGTAAACAGCATGATGAAAACCATCAATTGCAATGGCCTTTGCGTCTTCTTTGTAGATAGGTGGGGCAGCTTTAAATTGAGGTAGCATGATCATGGAGGTACCCCACACGGCCCCAAAATGAAGTAAAGTAGCAGGCAAACCTTTTAAACCTGTTAATGATATCAGGCCGCGTGATATTCCCCATACCGTTCCGTACGACCAATGTATTTCTTGAGAAACTTTTTGTTTTTCACTCCGCCCTGTGGGTTTTACTCCGGCGGCTTCTTCGGCAACCTTGAGTGTTGCTTCACTTGGTTTACGTTTAGTGATCCTCATTTCTATCATCTGCGACAAGGTCATGGCAGCGGTTGCGGCTAAACCAGCCAGCAGGCCTTTACCAATTGCGGCACCCAGCTCTCCCAAGGCATTGTTTTCATGTAATCTCATAGTTTTAGTTTTGATGTACTATTAATAACAATGAAAATTATCTATTGATTTATATTTTTTAATTAGAACATAATTTGAAATCTATTGGTTATCCAGAAGCATTCTTTAAATACTATGAAAATCAAAATATCAAAACCCCTTTGGCAGGTTATAGGTTTAGGTACACTGGCAGGTATGCGTACTGCTTCGGCGCCGGTTATTGCCAGCCATATATTAAGTCATCATCAATCAAAAAATCTGACGCAATCGCCTTTAAGGTTCATGCAATCGGTAAGTGTAGCCAATACATTAAAAGTGATGTCTTTTAGCGAGTTAGTGGTAGATAAGCTGCCATCAACGCCTAATAGGATTAAACCATTCGGCGTACTGGCACGCTCGCTGTCAGGAGCTCTGGCCGGTGCAAGTATTTATAAAGCCAGCGGTAATAACGCTTTTGTTGGCGCTGTTATAGGTGGTTCGGCTGCTTTGGTGTCAACATTTGGCAGTTATTATTTGCGTAAAGGAGTAGTTAAAGGTAGTCATATTATTGATCCGGTTATTGGCGCTATTGAAGATGCCTTGGTTATAGGCGCCGGTGTGGGCATATCCGCAATGGCTTAACTGGAATGCTGCACATATTTTTCCAGATCGCCTAACTCATTTCTGGTTTTGGGCAGGCTACCCGGGTAATTTTGCTGCAGATAGGTGATCAGGTTTTCGCGGATATAACACCGCAGGTCAAACGCATCAGACGATGTTCGGGAGCTCATGAGCACCCTGATTTCAATAACACGTTCTTTTACATCAGTTACCTGTACTACTTTTACCCGTTTGTCCCATAAAGGTGTTTTTAAGATCAGGCGCTCAAACTCGCCCCGGATAGCATCTATAGGTACGGTATGATCCATATACAAAAACACAGTACCCAATATATCGGCAGAGGTGCGTGTCCAGTTTTGAAAGGGCTTTTGTATAAAGTAATTGATAGGTAAAATCAACCGGCGCTCATCCCATATTTTTAAAACAACATAGGTAAGTGTAATTTCTTCAACACGACCCCACTCGCCCTCCACCACCAGTACGTCATCAATACGTATGGGCTGTGTAAAAGCAATCTGGAAACCGGCTAATAAATTACCTAACGAATTCTGGGCCGCAAAACCTACAATAATACCGCCTATACCCACACCCGTTAACAGCCCGGTGCCAATTTTACGCATACTCTCAAAACTCAGCAGGATAATGGCTATAGTTACAAAAACAATAATTACTACCAAAAGCTTACGCATAAACTGTATCTGTGTGCGTATTTTTCGCTCTTTTAAATTATCGGCTTTGTTCAGATCATAGGTATGGTAAATATAATCTTCCAGTATCCTTACCGAACGAACCAGTATGCCTGCAAAGGAAATGGTAAGCAATATTTCAATAATCTTATCCAGTGGGGCTATATAAACTTTATCCAGCCGCATAAACGGAACGAATAAATTAAGCAGAAAAAGTGGTATAAAATAAGTGATAGCCCGACCAAGGTTAATGATCACTGATTTGAAAAAGGAATAAGAGGTTTCTTTTTTGGCATAAAACCTAAAAAGGCTTGTAACTATAAATTTGATGATCAACCCTACCAAAATGGCTATTACCGTTATACCCAGGTCCCATAATATGGCAGGTACACGTTGCGATAACTCCAGCAAACCGGATGGCAATTTATTTTCCATACTTATAGCAGATGTGTTTATAAAATCTACTTTGAAAATAGTTAGAATGTAAAATTGTTTTAGCAATAATGCATGTGGCAGGTGTCTGTACTTATATTTATAGAATTTTTGATAGTTTTGTTAAAAAAGTCAGGAATGTGATCTGACTAAGAGTTTTATATAATTATAGATCAAATGGCTGCAGGCAATGACCATCAGGATATAAAGCGGGAAAAAATTTTAGACGCCTCTCATCAACGGTTCTTACATTATGGATATTCAAAAACTACCATGAATGAAATTGCCGGAGACCTGTCTATGTCAAAGGCGCTGCTTTATTATTATTTTCCTGATAAAAGCCAGTTATACATTGCAGTAATGCGTAAACTGGCCAATGATTACATCAAAAACCTGGAAGACAATATTGACACTTTTGCTAATTTAAAAGACGCTTTTGTTTTCCAGATAAATACCAATCACGATTTTATTGTAAATAATTATAATTTCTTTGATTTTTTCAGATTGAATGAACAAAATCTTCCGGATACTATTTGGGAGATCGTGGAGCAGGTTCATTTGGCCGAACTGAATTTGTTGAGCCGATCGATAAAAACTGAAATAGAGCGGGGAGCTATTAAGCCTGTTGAAAACCCTGAAGAGATTGTTGATTTGTTATTGGATGCCCTACATGGTATTAAAGTTAGCGCTGTATCGCAAAAGAAAGTAAACTTTCCGCGTAAAGAACATCTGGAAGAAATACATACCAAAAGATTATTACTGATAGATATTTTTATAAAAGGACTGATGTATTAAGTCATCCTTAACTAACGAAGCTGATTTACTGTCAGTTATTAGTCAAAAGATAGATGAATAACCCATCTCGAATATTATTATAGATAACTTTGTTTTGCACAAATAATCAGACGTGTATTGAATTAATACCCCGATTATTGAAAGAAACTTCCTATTTAATAAGAGGTGATTGTTTTAGAGTGATTTAGCAGAATGGAGCATATCCATTCTGCTTTTTTGTGTTTAAATTATTTGAACTGAGTTATTGCTGTTTTGTCCCTGCATCATGAACAAGCTGATGCTGAAGTAACACTACAGATCGACCGTCTATTTGTATTGTATCTTCGGCTTTAAATGCCCGTACAGTTCCATTATTATCGGGGTTAGCAGTGTCAATCAGGAGCTCCCAATCAAGCGCATATTCCTCGTGGGGTAGTTTATAGCTCAGCGGCTCATCATGCGCGTTAAAGATGATGTAAAAGCTATCATCAACAACTTTGTCGCCTTCTGCATTAACACTGTGCAAGCCTAAGCCATTTAAAAATACAGCTACAGATTTGGCAAAATCATGGGTCCAGTTATCATCATTCATCTCAGAACCATCAGGCAAAAACCAGGCTATATCTGCAATGCCGTTACTATTAACGGGTTGCCCATTAAACCAGTTCTTGCGCGAAAAGGCAGCATGTTCTTTTCGCAGGCTGATCAGTTTGCGGGTAAAAGCATACA encodes:
- a CDS encoding DUF4126 family protein yields the protein MKIKISKPLWQVIGLGTLAGMRTASAPVIASHILSHHQSKNLTQSPLRFMQSVSVANTLKVMSFSELVVDKLPSTPNRIKPFGVLARSLSGALAGASIYKASGNNAFVGAVIGGSAALVSTFGSYYLRKGVVKGSHIIDPVIGAIEDALVIGAGVGISAMA
- a CDS encoding mechanosensitive ion channel family protein, yielding MENKLPSGLLELSQRVPAILWDLGITVIAILVGLIIKFIVTSLFRFYAKKETSYSFFKSVIINLGRAITYFIPLFLLNLFVPFMRLDKVYIAPLDKIIEILLTISFAGILVRSVRILEDYIYHTYDLNKADNLKERKIRTQIQFMRKLLVVIIVFVTIAIILLSFESMRKIGTGLLTGVGIGGIIVGFAAQNSLGNLLAGFQIAFTQPIRIDDVLVVEGEWGRVEEITLTYVVLKIWDERRLILPINYFIQKPFQNWTRTSADILGTVFLYMDHTVPIDAIRGEFERLILKTPLWDKRVKVVQVTDVKERVIEIRVLMSSRTSSDAFDLRCYIRENLITYLQQNYPGSLPKTRNELGDLEKYVQHSS
- a CDS encoding TetR/AcrR family transcriptional regulator, which translates into the protein MAAGNDHQDIKREKILDASHQRFLHYGYSKTTMNEIAGDLSMSKALLYYYFPDKSQLYIAVMRKLANDYIKNLEDNIDTFANLKDAFVFQINTNHDFIVNNYNFFDFFRLNEQNLPDTIWEIVEQVHLAELNLLSRSIKTEIERGAIKPVENPEEIVDLLLDALHGIKVSAVSQKKVNFPRKEHLEEIHTKRLLLIDIFIKGLMY